In a genomic window of Chrysemys picta bellii isolate R12L10 chromosome 1, ASM1138683v2, whole genome shotgun sequence:
- the LOC135972218 gene encoding olfactory receptor 52P1-like yields MYQHPSLKVDTRTEGSSSSHSSAKERGSLNISELDRHTENFMAAFNLTPPDPSIFILMGIPGLEAAHVWISIPFAMFYIIGLLENLMLLFVVSKEQTLHKLMYLLLCMLALTEITSSTSVVPKALCIFWFNLKTITVRGCLTQSFFLPLFTVMHSTILMTMAFDCYVAICNPLRYATILTKGRVALLGLLGLIKSVLFVLPLPLLLTRLPFCANRIIPHTHCEPIAVAKISCGDITVNSIYGLVILFLVIGLDLTLIALSYGLIIKAVLRISSNKAHQKALNTCTAHICVMLTYYTPSLFYHLTQRFVQDIPLHVHIIFADLYLLIPPMLNPIIYGVKTKELREKLRKYTCRW; encoded by the exons ATGTATCAACATCCATCATTAAAAGTGGACACCAGGACGGAgggttccagcagcagtcactccAGTGCCAAAGAGAGAG GAAGTTTGAACATTTCTGAGCTTGATCGACACACTGAGAACTTCATGGCAGCTTTCAACCTCACCCCCCCTGACCCTTCAATATTCATCCTAATGGGCATCCCTGGGCTGGAAGCTGCCCATGtctggatttccatccctttTGCAATGTTCTACATTATCGGCCTGTTGGAAAATTTAATGCTTCTGTTTGTTGTAAGcaaagagcagaccctgcacaagctgatgtacctgctgctctgcatgctggcgcTCACGGAGATCACCAGCTCTACTTCCGTTGTGCCAAAAGCACTGTGcatattttggttcaatttgaaaACCATTACTGTGCGTGGCTGCCTCACCCAGTCGTTCTTCCTTCCCCTGTTTACTGTTATGCACTCTACTATCCTCATGACAATGGCCTTCGATTGCTACGTTGCCATATGTAACCCTCTGAGATATGCCACTATCCTCACCAAAGGACGAGTAGCTTTGCTAGGGCTTTTAGGTTTGATCAAATCTGTTCTCTTTGTTCTGCCTCTGCCCTTGCTCCTGACCAGGCTGCCATTCTGTGCAAACCGCATTATCCCCCACACACATTGCGAACCTATAGCTGTGGCAAAGATCTCATGTGGGGACATCACAGTGAACAGCATATATGGCTTGGTGATACTGTTTCTAGTCATCGGTTTAGACCTGACACTCATTGCCCTGTCTTATGGTCTGATCATCAAGGCCGTCCTCAGAATCTCCTCCAACAAAGCCCACCAGAAAGCCCtcaacacctgcacagcccacatctgtgtgatgctgaCATATTATACTCCCAGCCTCTTCTACCACCTAACACAACGTTTTGTTCAGGACATTCCTCTGCACGTCCACATCATCTTTGCTGACCTCTATCTCCTCATCCCCCCCATGCTCAACCCTATCATTTATGGggtcaaaaccaaagagcttcGTGAGAAATTGCGCAAATACACCTGCAGATGGTGA